One part of the Acidimicrobiales bacterium genome encodes these proteins:
- a CDS encoding crotonase/enoyl-CoA hydratase family protein, whose amino-acid sequence MATIDYTTDGHVAIITINRPEARNAVNGEVARGVEEAIDNLEGDDSLWLGILTGVPPVFSAGADLKEINAGRAGDLQTKRGGFAGITRRERSKPIIAAVDGPALAGGTEITLACDLIVASKTAQFGIPEVKRSLVAAGGGLFRLPRKLPFNIAMELTLTGDPIDAERAHNFGLVNVLCEPGEALAKAKELAKRVEANAPVAVRESRKVVYAAMTEDEDSGWSLSAKAMAVAMSSEDMKEGLTAFIEKRPPNWSGK is encoded by the coding sequence ATGGCGACGATCGACTACACAACCGACGGCCACGTTGCCATTATCACTATCAACCGCCCCGAGGCCCGAAACGCTGTAAACGGCGAAGTGGCACGAGGAGTAGAAGAGGCGATCGATAATCTCGAGGGTGACGACTCTTTGTGGCTGGGCATATTGACCGGGGTTCCGCCGGTGTTCTCTGCGGGAGCCGACCTCAAGGAGATCAACGCTGGTCGCGCGGGGGATCTGCAGACAAAGCGAGGCGGTTTCGCGGGGATCACCCGACGAGAAAGGAGCAAGCCGATCATCGCGGCCGTCGACGGGCCGGCTCTCGCCGGCGGAACCGAGATCACCCTCGCATGCGACCTCATCGTCGCCTCCAAGACGGCGCAGTTCGGAATTCCGGAGGTCAAGCGATCCTTGGTCGCCGCCGGCGGCGGACTCTTCCGACTTCCGAGGAAGCTTCCTTTCAACATCGCAATGGAGCTCACCCTCACCGGCGACCCTATCGACGCGGAACGGGCCCACAACTTCGGCCTGGTCAACGTGCTCTGCGAGCCCGGTGAAGCGCTCGCCAAGGCAAAGGAACTCGCCAAGCGCGTCGAGGCCAATGCTCCGGTCGCTGTGCGGGAGTCGCGCAAGGTGGTCTACGCGGCGATGACGGAGGACGAGGACTCTGGCTGGAGCCTGTCCGCCAAGGCGATGGCCGTGGCCATGAGCAGTGAGGACATGAAGGAAGGCCTCACCGCGTTCATCGAGAAGCGGCCTCCGAACTGGTCGGGAAAATGA
- a CDS encoding SDR family NAD(P)-dependent oxidoreductase, with the protein MDINGVSAIVTGGASGLGEATVRLLAERGARCVVLDMNDSRGEQLAKEVEGIFVHADVTNSDEVIAAVEAAKDMGPLRALINCAGVGWAMRTIGKDGSYDSAHNLDAFTKVLSINLIGTFNCIRLAATAMSQTEPLADGERGAIVNTASLAAFDGQIGQAAYSASKGGVVGMTLPIARDLSVVGIRVNTIAPGLIDTPIYGSGDASEAFKEKLKRDVVFPDRLGHPDEFASLAVELVTNSYMNGETIRIDGAARLQPK; encoded by the coding sequence ATGGACATCAACGGAGTGTCAGCGATCGTCACCGGCGGGGCGTCGGGTCTGGGCGAGGCGACCGTCCGGCTGCTAGCCGAGCGGGGCGCACGGTGTGTAGTGCTGGATATGAACGACTCCCGAGGCGAGCAGCTCGCCAAGGAGGTCGAGGGGATCTTCGTTCACGCCGACGTCACCAACTCCGACGAGGTCATCGCCGCAGTGGAGGCAGCGAAGGACATGGGTCCGCTCCGCGCCCTCATCAACTGCGCCGGCGTCGGGTGGGCGATGAGGACGATCGGCAAGGACGGTAGCTACGACTCGGCGCACAACCTGGACGCCTTCACCAAGGTGCTTTCGATCAACCTGATCGGGACGTTCAACTGCATCCGACTGGCTGCGACGGCGATGAGCCAGACCGAGCCGCTGGCCGACGGTGAGCGCGGCGCCATCGTCAACACGGCTTCGCTTGCGGCCTTCGACGGCCAGATCGGCCAGGCCGCCTATTCGGCGTCGAAGGGGGGCGTTGTTGGGATGACCCTGCCGATCGCGAGAGATCTGAGCGTGGTCGGAATCCGGGTGAACACGATCGCCCCCGGTCTCATCGACACCCCGATCTACGGCTCGGGCGACGCCTCGGAGGCCTTCAAGGAGAAGCTGAAGAGAGACGTCGTTTTCCCGGACAGGCTCGGCCACCCCGACGAATTCGCCAGTCTGGCAGTGGAGCTCGTTACCAACAGCTACATGAACGGGGAAACCATCCGCATCGACGGCGCCGCGCGCCTCCAGCCGAAGTAG